The genomic interval TAGATTTACTTTTCATTTTTTTGCGTAGGTCTCGCTTAGCTATTCGGGCTTTTTGAATAGCATCTTTGAGGTTTCTTTGTGCTTCATCAACTTTCTTTTCTAAAAGAGGTAGTTCCTCTTTGGCAAGTTTATTAGCTAATGCTTTTTGTTCTTTTTTGAGTTTAGGGTCTTTTTTATTTTGTTTTGCTTTTTGAACGTTCTGTTGAGCAATTTTCAAAGCTTTTTCGGCTTCTTTAAGTTCGGTTTGGTTAGCAGGAGTAACATTCTTTTTCAGGGCTTTTTTAGCTGCTTTTAGGCGTTGCTTAGCAAGGTCTTGTTGATATCGGGCGCGTTCTAATTCTTTTCGCAGTTCCTGCCCTGAACGAAGCATTTTGATGCTATCGCGCATTTGATTCATGTTTCGCTCTGCTTTTTTGAGTCCTTGTTCGGCTGTACTTACTTTTTGGATAATTTCTAATGAAGCTTGGGCTTTTTTGATACGCTCTAAAGCATTTAAGGCACTTTCGTAATATCTTTCTAACTCTTTGAGATAGGTGCTATTTTTGTGCTTATCTACAAAAGATTGATATAAACTAATCATGCTCAAATAACGCTCTTGTTGTTTTTCAAAGGTACTTTCTTTGGCATAAAAATACATAGATCTAACCATACCTGCG from Bacteroidia bacterium carries:
- the bamD gene encoding outer membrane protein assembly factor BamD; the encoded protein is MLNKVKQGKKTVLLLGLFILFSACHRQNLEKILKGTNKKVKFEIAMEFYNQKKYDNAIAILEDLLGITKGDTLQRSVAYYYSYAHYKTNRSENFPLAAYYFRDFAQSFPSDPRAEECAYMSAYCYYLSSPRYTLDQEGTHKAIEQIQYFVENYPQSPRVKDANELIFKLREKLAYKKLMQAHLYFRTEYYKSAKITYEEMINSFPDSKYVEEARAGMVRSMYFYAKESTFEKQQERYLSMISLYQSFVDKHKNSTYLKELERYYESALNALERIKKAQASLEIIQKVSTAEQGLKKAERNMNQMRDSIKMLRSGQELRKELERARYQQDLAKQRLKAAKKALKKNVTPANQTELKEAEKALKIAQQNVQKAKQNKKDPKLKKEQKALANKLAKEELPLLEKKVDEAQRNLKDAIQKARIAKRDLRKKMKSKSKKEY